The following are encoded together in the Pleurocapsa sp. FMAR1 genome:
- a CDS encoding response regulator produces the protein MRILLVDDDEQLMEVLANKLVEQRYAVDIASNGEMGWEFVLLFDFDLVVLDWMLPDLDGIELCQQIRAEGYKMPILLLTARDRHNDKVMGLDSGADDYVVKPFNFDELTARIRALLRREITVSSPILEWGNLSLNPKTHEVHCQEQLLPLTPKEYGMIELFMRHPQQVFSPGAIINNIWAGEDPPGEEAVRTHIKGLRQKFKTAGLDKDTIKTVYGIGYRLKSEEDQQQSNLVQTASDKQKRSTVITQTWLKFKDAAFERLADLENFAKALVEEPVNPEIHTQAKSSAHKLGGSLGCFGFPEGSKIAKQLEQLLDNDSIETADPKQVTELISALYTELQHQPFEETVRDALGKNISLLIIDRDFDAEYSQKLFAKAQQKGMKAFIASNLEQAGAIIERESIDVVLHKITFPDGEDLTFLEQLHQHLSELPIVAIAESPQLLDRLDIVRKGVNLTLQYPVEPVTAINCVTELLQASGSAAKVLILDDDPQVLLSLKISLQPWGFELTTLNDSQYFWDVLEDVEPDLLVLDIEMPEINGIELCQVLRSDRRYQQLPILFLSAHQDEKTQHQAFATGADDYLCKPVTGSILANRILNRLRRSKPLTGTGEQPLAPN, from the coding sequence ATGAGAATTTTACTCGTAGACGACGATGAACAATTAATGGAAGTTTTGGCTAATAAATTAGTCGAACAGCGTTATGCTGTCGATATTGCCAGCAATGGTGAAATGGGCTGGGAGTTTGTGCTGCTGTTTGACTTCGATCTAGTGGTTCTCGACTGGATGTTACCCGATCTTGATGGAATAGAGCTTTGCCAGCAAATTAGAGCCGAAGGCTATAAGATGCCGATTCTGCTCTTGACTGCTCGCGATCGCCATAATGATAAAGTAATGGGGTTGGATTCGGGTGCGGATGATTATGTAGTCAAACCCTTCAATTTTGACGAACTTACCGCGAGAATCCGTGCTTTGTTACGGCGGGAAATCACCGTATCTTCACCAATATTGGAATGGGGAAATTTGAGTTTAAATCCTAAAACTCATGAAGTACATTGTCAAGAACAATTATTACCTCTGACTCCCAAAGAATATGGCATGATCGAACTGTTTATGCGCCATCCCCAACAGGTATTTAGTCCAGGGGCAATTATCAATAACATCTGGGCGGGGGAAGATCCTCCAGGGGAAGAGGCGGTCAGAACCCATATAAAAGGTCTGCGTCAAAAGTTCAAGACTGCTGGTTTGGATAAAGATACAATTAAGACTGTATATGGTATTGGTTATCGTCTCAAGTCTGAAGAAGATCAACAGCAAAGCAATCTGGTTCAAACTGCTAGCGATAAGCAAAAGAGATCGACAGTAATTACTCAAACTTGGTTAAAGTTTAAAGATGCAGCATTTGAGCGGTTAGCTGACTTAGAAAACTTTGCTAAAGCATTAGTAGAAGAGCCGGTAAACCCAGAAATACACACTCAAGCCAAAAGTTCTGCTCATAAGCTTGGGGGTTCATTGGGTTGTTTTGGTTTTCCTGAAGGCTCAAAAATTGCCAAGCAGCTTGAGCAATTATTAGATAATGATTCTATTGAAACTGCTGATCCAAAACAAGTTACCGAATTAATTTCTGCCCTTTATACCGAATTACAACATCAGCCTTTTGAAGAGACTGTTAGAGATGCTTTGGGTAAAAATATTTCATTACTGATAATTGATCGCGATTTCGATGCTGAGTATAGCCAGAAATTATTTGCCAAAGCTCAACAAAAAGGAATGAAAGCCTTTATAGCATCTAATCTTGAGCAAGCAGGAGCAATAATAGAGCGAGAATCTATTGATGTGGTGCTGCATAAAATAACATTTCCTGATGGCGAAGATCTTACATTTCTCGAACAGCTACATCAGCATTTATCCGAGTTGCCAATTGTGGCGATCGCTGAATCGCCACAACTACTAGATCGCTTAGATATTGTTCGCAAAGGCGTTAACTTGACGTTGCAGTATCCAGTAGAACCAGTTACTGCTATTAACTGTGTTACAGAATTGCTTCAAGCTTCGGGATCTGCTGCTAAAGTCTTGATTCTCGATGACGATCCACAGGTATTACTCTCATTAAAAATATCCCTTCAGCCTTGGGGTTTTGAACTAACTACCCTCAACGATTCACAGTATTTTTGGGATGTCTTAGAAGATGTTGAACCAGATCTACTAGTATTAGATATAGAAATGCCAGAAATTAATGGTATTGAACTATGTCAAGTTCTTAGAAGCGATCGCCGTTATCAGCAGTTACCAATTTTATTTTTAAGCGCGCATCAGGACGAAAAAACTCAACATCAGGCTTTTGCTACTGGTGCAGATGACTATCTATGTAAACCTGTAACTGGATCAATATTAGCTAACCGTATTCTCAATCGATTACGACGCAGTAAACCTCTGACTGGTACGGGCGAACAGCCGTTGGCCCCTAACTGA
- a CDS encoding PAS domain S-box protein, which produces MYIDKCIEPNPVTVAPNTSLKNAIALFTQKEIDYILVVETKLVGILTKGDVLRAISTEIEMEAATVAKVMTQPVIARLRSQCQNIQSVWSLLQQHSIKHLPILNNEAELIGVVDYQKLIQSFQQTEKLPADIFSNSSSQLSNKLPYATVQAVDERQAAQREGKQAEILQQERDFSKAVIDTVGALVAILDRQGVIVGFNRTCEQVTGYSFAEVKGKSVWDFLIPFEEKTTAKAVFERLLRGQVPNQYENSWIAKDGSKNLIAWSNTALFDAQGNIEFIIATGIDVTEQRRVWNKLELQYRQTKLLTEITRKIRMSIELDKVLQTAVTEVQNLLACDRVLIVELKPNNTSVPISEAILPDLSSMLGYELADPLLMGEYIVRYRQGKVLQIDNLDKAPISLDIKQLLKQFQIQAKLVVPILSHGELKGLLIAHQCHNPRQWQDNEILMLNQLADQIGVALTQAQLFNYSEELVSERTRELTCINELLKAEINERRQSEQDLRENQQKLAGILDNADEAIISINERQQIQLFNQGAERTFGYHASEIMGRSLDLLLPEAFRHVHSQHINQFGKSSKPSRKMAERSSNVYGRRKNGEEFPAEASVAKLQTKLGMLFTVVVKDITESQQARAKLQSSKALLARAEQIAKIGSWEYDHETKKRSWSEELFNIFGFGFDKDCPIPSCQKILDRVHPKDVLLVKNTLRAGHGQGRSWEIIYRLLTPNNKVKYLESRGEPTVDSKGKVLRVLETIMDVSDRIEAQKSLQRSEQQLRLITDALPVLIAYIDNQQRYRYNNRTYETWYGKYRYSLQGRPIKEIVGEDNYQKMLPYVEMALAGKAATFENQLISEKGNSYWMSATYIPDFDSDGEVKGFFSMVEDITERKAIEQMKSEFISIASHEMRTPLTSIHGVIKLLCAGRLGELSESGSKMANMALRNSDRLKRLVNDILDLERMDAGKDIIEKQKCDSAELIQQAIDTTRSMAVEQGVSLESDSQSGEFLGDRDRLVQTLTNLVGNAIKFSTADGKVSISSRLENNNVLFAVKDRGRGIPTDKLQTIFERFQQVDASDSRKKGGTGLGLAICRHIVEQHRGKIWVESVYGEGSTFFFSLPKQ; this is translated from the coding sequence GTGTATATTGATAAGTGCATTGAGCCTAATCCTGTAACCGTCGCGCCAAACACTTCATTAAAAAACGCGATCGCTTTGTTTACCCAAAAAGAAATTGACTATATTTTGGTAGTCGAAACAAAATTAGTCGGAATTTTGACTAAAGGTGATGTACTAAGAGCAATATCAACAGAAATTGAGATGGAGGCTGCTACTGTGGCTAAGGTAATGACTCAGCCTGTAATCGCGAGGTTGCGATCGCAATGCCAGAATATTCAATCAGTTTGGTCATTGCTTCAACAACATTCGATTAAACATCTCCCAATTTTGAATAACGAAGCAGAATTGATTGGAGTTGTCGATTATCAGAAGTTAATTCAGTCTTTTCAGCAAACAGAAAAATTGCCAGCCGATATTTTCAGCAATAGTAGTTCTCAACTATCTAACAAGCTTCCCTATGCAACCGTGCAGGCAGTTGATGAACGGCAGGCTGCACAGCGCGAAGGCAAACAAGCAGAAATTCTCCAGCAAGAACGAGATTTTTCTAAAGCTGTTATTGATACTGTCGGTGCCTTGGTAGCCATATTAGATCGACAGGGAGTAATAGTTGGTTTTAATCGTACCTGCGAGCAAGTTACTGGATATAGCTTTGCAGAAGTCAAAGGTAAATCAGTCTGGGATTTTCTAATCCCCTTTGAGGAAAAAACAACAGCTAAAGCCGTTTTTGAGCGACTGCTTAGGGGACAAGTTCCCAATCAATATGAGAACTCCTGGATTGCCAAAGATGGTAGTAAAAATCTTATTGCTTGGTCGAACACTGCTTTGTTTGATGCTCAGGGTAATATAGAATTTATTATTGCTACGGGCATTGATGTTACCGAACAGCGAAGAGTTTGGAATAAGTTAGAGCTTCAATATCGACAAACTAAGCTCCTCACAGAAATAACTCGCAAAATTCGGATGTCCATTGAGCTAGATAAAGTCCTGCAAACTGCTGTTACAGAAGTACAGAATCTTCTGGCTTGCGATCGCGTTTTAATTGTCGAACTAAAACCAAACAATACATCTGTACCAATTAGTGAGGCGATCCTGCCCGATTTATCTTCTATGTTGGGTTATGAGCTTGCCGATCCTTTACTGATGGGTGAATACATAGTGAGATACCGTCAGGGAAAGGTATTGCAGATTGATAATTTGGATAAGGCACCTATTTCTCTAGATATTAAACAGCTATTGAAACAGTTTCAAATACAGGCTAAACTAGTCGTTCCCATTCTTTCTCATGGCGAACTTAAAGGTCTTTTGATTGCCCATCAATGTCATAATCCTCGACAGTGGCAAGACAATGAAATTCTAATGCTCAATCAGTTAGCCGATCAAATTGGCGTGGCTTTAACTCAGGCTCAATTATTTAATTATTCTGAGGAGTTAGTATCAGAAAGGACAAGAGAGTTAACCTGCATCAACGAATTATTAAAGGCTGAAATTAACGAACGCAGGCAAAGCGAGCAAGATTTAAGAGAAAATCAGCAAAAGCTAGCTGGCATTTTGGACAATGCAGATGAGGCAATTATTTCAATTAATGAGAGACAGCAGATTCAACTGTTTAATCAGGGTGCAGAAAGAACTTTTGGCTATCATGCTTCTGAAATTATGGGGCGATCTTTAGATCTTCTTCTACCTGAAGCATTTCGCCACGTCCATAGCCAGCATATTAACCAGTTTGGTAAATCTAGCAAACCGTCTCGTAAAATGGCAGAGCGTAGCAGTAATGTATACGGTCGTCGTAAAAATGGGGAAGAATTTCCCGCCGAGGCATCTGTGGCGAAACTTCAAACCAAATTAGGAATGCTGTTTACAGTGGTAGTCAAAGATATTACCGAAAGCCAGCAGGCTAGAGCCAAGCTACAGTCATCGAAAGCTCTCCTTGCCAGAGCCGAACAAATTGCCAAAATTGGTAGTTGGGAATATGACCATGAAACGAAAAAACGAAGTTGGTCGGAAGAATTATTTAATATTTTTGGCTTTGGTTTTGATAAAGACTGTCCCATACCGTCTTGTCAAAAAATTTTAGACCGCGTTCATCCAAAGGATGTTTTACTAGTTAAAAATACCCTTCGTGCAGGACATGGACAGGGAAGATCTTGGGAAATCATTTATCGACTACTAACTCCCAACAATAAGGTCAAATATTTAGAAAGTAGAGGCGAACCAACAGTAGATTCTAAGGGTAAGGTTCTTAGAGTATTGGAAACAATTATGGATGTTAGCGATCGCATTGAAGCCCAAAAATCTTTGCAACGCAGTGAACAACAGTTGAGACTAATTACCGATGCTTTGCCCGTATTAATCGCCTACATTGATAATCAACAACGTTACCGCTACAACAATCGTACCTACGAAACTTGGTATGGAAAATACCGTTATAGTTTACAGGGACGACCGATTAAAGAAATAGTCGGGGAAGATAACTATCAAAAAATGCTGCCCTACGTTGAGATGGCACTGGCAGGAAAAGCAGCTACTTTCGAGAACCAACTTATTTCCGAAAAAGGCAACTCTTACTGGATGAGTGCTACCTATATTCCCGATTTCGATTCAGATGGTGAGGTAAAAGGATTTTTCTCAATGGTGGAGGATATTACCGAACGCAAGGCGATAGAACAGATGAAAAGCGAATTTATCTCCATTGCCAGTCACGAAATGCGAACTCCCTTAACTTCGATTCATGGTGTAATTAAATTACTCTGCGCTGGTCGTTTAGGGGAACTGTCCGAATCGGGGTCGAAGATGGCAAATATGGCTTTGAGAAATAGCGATCGCTTAAAACGCTTGGTTAACGATATTCTTGACTTGGAACGAATGGATGCAGGGAAAGATATTATTGAAAAACAAAAGTGTGATAGTGCTGAATTGATCCAGCAGGCAATAGATACCACTCGCTCGATGGCAGTCGAACAGGGAGTTAGTCTCGAAAGCGATTCTCAATCTGGGGAATTTTTAGGCGATCGCGATCGCTTAGTACAGACCTTAACTAACCTTGTTGGCAATGCCATTAAGTTCTCTACTGCTGATGGTAAAGTTTCGATCTCTTCTCGATTGGAAAATAACAACGTTCTCTTTGCCGTTAAAGATCGAGGCAGAGGCATTCCCACAGACAAGCTACAAACTATCTTTGAACGCTTTCAACAGGTAGACGCTTCCGATTCTCGAAAAAAAGGAGGCACAGGTTTGGGTTTGGCTATTTGTCGTCATATTGTTGAGCAGCATCGGGGAAAAATTTGGGTAGAGAGCGTTTATGGTGAGGGCAGCACCTTTTTCTTTTCTTTACCAAAACAATGA
- a CDS encoding segregation/condensation protein A: MTITPAQEAIANLINLAERGEIDPWDVPVISIIDRFLTELGLMGETDLPQQEADLPRSGQAFLWASMLVLFKADSLHLLEEELVEIEEEFLEEEFLEEVERRTLPANLEQHLRRRTSIQPVGKRRVTLQELIEQLEHIAAEIEAAATDGSPRRSQRSRSAAIKAIAQLAHNENLTELAAQLESFLHIHLTQLSSNNDYVDWEQLLQRWHLAESTKDKDKNNHQDLDRAGVFWALLLLSAQSKVELFQEEFYQDLSIRPLNSCIQT, encoded by the coding sequence ATGACTATAACTCCTGCACAAGAAGCGATCGCCAATTTAATTAATCTCGCCGAACGAGGTGAAATCGACCCTTGGGATGTCCCCGTAATTAGTATTATCGACCGTTTCTTAACTGAACTTGGGCTGATGGGCGAAACTGACCTCCCACAGCAAGAAGCGGATCTTCCTCGTTCTGGTCAAGCATTTCTTTGGGCATCAATGCTAGTCCTGTTCAAAGCCGACAGTTTGCACTTACTAGAAGAAGAACTGGTAGAAATCGAAGAAGAATTTTTGGAAGAGGAATTTTTAGAAGAAGTAGAAAGAAGAACTCTGCCCGCGAATTTAGAACAGCATCTGCGCCGACGTACCTCCATCCAACCAGTGGGAAAACGCCGTGTCACCTTGCAAGAATTAATTGAACAGCTAGAACATATTGCAGCGGAAATAGAGGCAGCAGCCACCGATGGTTCTCCCCGTCGTTCCCAACGCTCTCGTAGTGCAGCCATTAAAGCGATCGCTCAACTGGCACATAATGAAAATTTGACCGAATTGGCTGCTCAGTTAGAAAGTTTTTTACATATTCATTTAACTCAACTGTCCTCAAACAATGATTATGTAGATTGGGAACAGCTATTGCAAAGATGGCATCTTGCCGAATCTACCAAAGACAAAGACAAGAATAATCACCAGGACTTAGATAGGGCGGGGGTATTTTGGGCTTTGTTATTGCTCTCTGCCCAATCTAAAGTAGAATTGTTTCAAGAAGAATTTTATCAAGACCTCAGTATTCGTCCGTTAAACTCCTGTATACAAACATGA
- a CDS encoding NDP-sugar synthase codes for MKAMILAAGKGTRVRPITYTIPKPLIPILQKPVMEFLLELLRRHGFDQIMVNVSHLAYEIEGYFRDGQRFGVDIGYSFEGSIVDGQLVGEAVGSAGGLRKIQDFNAFFDDTFVVLCGDALIDLDLTAAVEQHRAKGAIATIVTKKVSKEEVSSYGVVVTDEQGRIQSFQEKPAVEEALSRDINTGIYIFEPEIFDYIPPNQAYDIGGELFPKLVAKEAPFFAVSMDFEWVDIGKVPDYWQAIRGVLTRQIKNVNIPGTEVAPGIYTGLNVAVNWDKVHITGPVYIGGMTKIEDGAKIIGPAMIGPNCYICSGATVDNSVIFEYSRLGEGIRLVDKLVFGRYCVDKTGAAIDLQAAALDWLITDTRNNPSERELDEHKVIKDFLKEDN; via the coding sequence ATGAAAGCCATGATTTTGGCGGCTGGTAAAGGCACTCGCGTTCGTCCCATAACATACACAATACCCAAACCCCTAATTCCGATTTTGCAAAAGCCAGTCATGGAGTTTTTACTCGAACTTCTGAGACGGCATGGTTTCGATCAAATTATGGTCAACGTTAGTCATTTAGCTTACGAGATCGAAGGGTATTTCCGTGATGGTCAGCGTTTTGGCGTAGATATTGGCTACTCTTTTGAAGGCAGTATCGTTGATGGTCAACTAGTCGGAGAAGCAGTTGGCTCCGCTGGTGGTTTGCGAAAAATTCAGGACTTTAATGCTTTTTTTGATGATACCTTTGTAGTTTTGTGTGGCGATGCTTTAATCGACCTAGACCTAACCGCAGCAGTAGAGCAACATCGAGCCAAAGGTGCGATCGCCACTATAGTAACTAAAAAAGTTTCTAAAGAAGAAGTTTCCAGCTACGGTGTAGTAGTTACTGATGAGCAAGGACGAATTCAATCTTTTCAGGAAAAACCTGCCGTCGAAGAGGCTTTGAGTCGAGATATCAACACGGGCATCTATATCTTTGAGCCAGAAATATTTGATTATATTCCCCCTAATCAGGCATACGATATTGGCGGAGAACTATTTCCCAAGCTTGTAGCTAAAGAAGCCCCTTTTTTTGCTGTCTCTATGGACTTTGAGTGGGTTGATATTGGCAAAGTTCCCGACTATTGGCAAGCTATTCGCGGCGTGCTAACCAGACAAATTAAAAACGTCAACATTCCTGGTACAGAAGTTGCCCCAGGAATCTACACAGGACTAAATGTAGCGGTTAACTGGGACAAAGTTCATATTACTGGCCCTGTCTATATTGGCGGTATGACCAAAATTGAAGACGGTGCCAAAATTATCGGTCCAGCTATGATTGGTCCTAATTGCTATATCTGTAGCGGTGCAACGGTAGATAACAGCGTTATTTTTGAATACTCTCGCTTAGGTGAGGGCATTCGCTTAGTAGATAAGCTGGTATTCGGTCGTTACTGCGTTGACAAAACAGGTGCAGCGATCGATCTACAGGCAGCAGCTTTAGACTGGCTAATTACCGATACTCGCAATAATCCTTCAGAACGGGAACTAGATGAACATAAAGTGATCAAAGATTTTCTGAAAGAAGATAATTAG
- the recR gene encoding recombination mediator RecR produces MGKHAIYTPPLARLIEQLQLLPGVGPKTAQRLALHLLKRPETEVQALAQALVTAKQKVGFCRVCFHLSAEPVCAICNNKNRDRSTVCVVADSRDIIALEKTREYSGLYHVLGGVISPMDGIGPEQLNIEALVRRVTKEQIKETILAINPSVEGETTTLYINELLKHFPFAKVTRIAFGLPMGGDLEYADEVTLARALEGRQELN; encoded by the coding sequence GTGGGGAAGCACGCCATTTATACGCCTCCTTTAGCTCGCTTAATTGAGCAGTTACAACTTTTACCAGGAGTAGGACCAAAAACCGCACAAAGACTGGCACTACACCTGCTCAAACGCCCTGAGACAGAAGTTCAAGCTTTAGCTCAAGCTTTAGTTACAGCCAAACAAAAAGTTGGTTTTTGTCGCGTCTGTTTTCATCTTTCTGCCGAGCCTGTATGTGCAATTTGTAATAATAAAAATCGCGATCGCTCTACGGTATGCGTCGTTGCCGATTCTCGCGACATTATTGCCCTAGAAAAAACTAGAGAATATAGCGGTTTATATCATGTTTTAGGTGGTGTAATCTCGCCTATGGATGGCATTGGACCAGAACAGCTAAATATTGAGGCTTTAGTTCGCAGAGTTACCAAAGAGCAAATCAAAGAAACTATTTTAGCGATTAATCCTAGTGTGGAAGGAGAAACTACTACTCTATACATTAATGAGTTGCTGAAGCATTTTCCTTTTGCCAAGGTAACTAGAATTGCCTTTGGTTTGCCGATGGGTGGAGATTTGGAATACGCCGACGAAGTGACTTTAGCCAGAGCTTTAGAAGGTAGACAAGAATTGAATTAA
- a CDS encoding heavy metal-responsive transcriptional regulator — MSKLTNLKIGELAKQTGLAVGTLRYYSDLGLLQPVHRGDNGYRYYSQDASQQVEFIKKAQALGFTLEEIKQILNVRDRGEKPCSLVQSLLDSKIEQIQIQIRRMTLFKAELEEYRAAWANNPNLESKPQEVCPLISSVSLNFVSPN, encoded by the coding sequence ATGAGTAAATTAACTAATCTCAAAATTGGCGAACTGGCAAAACAAACAGGTTTAGCCGTGGGAACTTTACGTTACTATAGCGATTTAGGACTTTTGCAACCAGTACATAGAGGTGATAATGGCTATCGTTACTATAGTCAGGATGCTAGTCAACAAGTAGAATTCATCAAAAAAGCTCAAGCTTTAGGATTTACCCTTGAAGAAATCAAACAAATTCTCAATGTACGCGATCGCGGAGAAAAACCTTGTAGTTTGGTGCAAAGTTTATTAGATAGTAAGATTGAGCAAATTCAAATTCAAATTAGGCGAATGACCTTATTTAAAGCGGAATTAGAAGAATATCGCGCTGCTTGGGCAAATAACCCCAATCTTGAATCAAAGCCCCAAGAAGTTTGTCCATTAATTTCTAGTGTATCTCTAAATTTTGTATCTCCAAATTAA
- a CDS encoding response regulator: MNAKRILFIDDEDDIKALAGFCLKSEAGWEMMSASSGIEGLEIAETEQPDAILLDAMMPEIDGIQTLEKLLHNPKTKHIPTIFITAKAQASDRRRFYSAGAKGVINKPFDSLTLASQISGFLGW, from the coding sequence ATGAACGCAAAACGTATTTTGTTTATCGATGATGAGGATGATATTAAAGCCCTAGCTGGTTTTTGTCTAAAGTCTGAAGCAGGTTGGGAAATGATGAGTGCTTCGAGTGGAATAGAAGGTCTGGAAATCGCCGAAACAGAACAGCCAGATGCCATTTTATTAGATGCCATGATGCCTGAAATAGATGGAATACAAACACTAGAGAAGTTACTCCATAATCCTAAAACCAAGCACATCCCCACAATATTTATTACCGCTAAAGCTCAAGCAAGCGATCGCCGTCGTTTCTATAGTGCAGGGGCGAAAGGAGTAATTAATAAACCCTTTGATTCTTTGACCCTAGCTAGCCAGATCTCTGGATTCCTCGGCTGGTAG
- the phoU gene encoding phosphate signaling complex protein PhoU, which translates to MTSSSKASPSESNQLEKSITKVQQEVLRMGTLVEQSFRLSHQSLFERDFEATRKIINIEKHIDIYYRQIESDCSTLMTLQAPVARDLRLLSAIMQLVRDLERIGDYAQDLTEMAVKLMKYPPHQVLPEIAFMSEHAQLMLATSLVALADLDVSAGSRVKELDDVVDDAYDRLYKIIAFQKDVPGVVEPILLLGLTIRHLERMADHATNIGQRVSYIVTGERK; encoded by the coding sequence GTGACTTCATCTTCCAAAGCCAGTCCCTCAGAATCAAATCAGCTAGAAAAATCAATCACAAAGGTTCAGCAGGAAGTTTTGCGCATGGGAACTCTGGTTGAACAATCCTTTCGTCTGAGTCATCAATCATTGTTTGAGCGTGATTTTGAAGCAACCCGCAAGATAATAAATATAGAAAAACATATTGATATATACTATCGTCAGATTGAATCAGATTGCTCTACTCTCATGACTCTACAAGCACCCGTTGCTCGAGATTTGCGTCTACTCAGTGCCATAATGCAGTTAGTCAGAGATTTAGAACGTATTGGTGACTATGCTCAAGATCTGACGGAAATGGCAGTCAAGCTAATGAAATATCCTCCCCATCAGGTTCTACCTGAGATTGCTTTTATGTCTGAACACGCTCAATTAATGTTAGCGACTAGTTTAGTTGCTTTGGCTGATTTAGATGTCAGCGCAGGCAGCAGAGTTAAAGAACTAGACGATGTGGTTGATGACGCTTACGATCGCCTTTACAAGATCATCGCTTTTCAAAAAGATGTTCCAGGGGTAGTTGAACCTATCTTGCTTTTGGGCTTAACTATTCGTCATCTAGAAAGAATGGCGGATCATGCTACTAATATTGGTCAGCGAGTCTCTTATATTGTTACTGGCGAGAGAAAATAA
- a CDS encoding sensor histidine kinase: MTAIDFFMGLAVGLGIYAGQQYRFKKKLKKTLSSYGVNADGDVSLPVHSLIRRELLDLDRQRQKLEENKQTWQELIEQAPIGYLQVNAENQLLGCNQTAKELLKIDSWRSQRVRLLLELVRSYDLDNLIEVTRRSQHPQQKEWVFFYTRYAPPEDSPAETDTSSPPRRIVESRAIKGYGFPLSEGQVAVFLENQQPLFDLSQSRDRTFADLTHELRTPLTAISLVAENLQSRLQNPERRWVEQMLKETNRLIELVQEWLDLTQLQAAPNKTLKYEKIQLHNLIQSVWHTLEPIAARKEVTLVYAGDRDLTIDGDRSRLIQVFLNLLDNAIKHNPPNKEILVQVSSITEDSATVKVKIDIIDSGTGFEARDLPYIFERLYRGDKSRTRQQADNSAFVDGSGLGLAIVEQIIQAHRGAIAAKNDPTFGGAWLEILLPLNNLDKQ; this comes from the coding sequence ATGACAGCTATAGATTTTTTCATGGGACTGGCAGTCGGTCTGGGAATTTATGCTGGGCAACAATATCGGTTTAAAAAAAAGTTAAAGAAAACTCTTAGTTCTTATGGTGTCAATGCTGACGGTGATGTTTCTTTACCAGTGCATTCTCTAATTCGTCGCGAATTGCTTGATTTAGATCGTCAACGTCAGAAGCTAGAAGAAAATAAGCAAACTTGGCAAGAATTAATCGAACAAGCACCGATTGGTTATTTGCAGGTAAACGCTGAAAATCAGCTTTTAGGCTGTAACCAAACTGCTAAAGAATTATTGAAAATCGATTCTTGGCGATCGCAACGGGTTCGTTTATTATTGGAATTGGTACGTTCCTACGATTTGGATAATTTGATCGAAGTAACCCGTCGCTCTCAGCATCCACAACAAAAGGAATGGGTTTTTTTCTATACTCGCTATGCTCCTCCTGAAGATAGTCCCGCCGAAACAGACACCTCCTCACCGCCGAGGAGAATAGTAGAGTCCCGCGCCATTAAGGGTTATGGTTTTCCTTTGTCTGAGGGACAGGTCGCCGTATTTCTCGAAAATCAACAGCCTTTGTTCGATCTATCTCAATCTCGCGATCGCACTTTTGCCGATCTGACCCACGAACTGCGTACTCCTCTCACTGCTATTTCTCTAGTGGCAGAAAACTTACAGTCGCGATTGCAAAACCCCGAGCGTCGTTGGGTAGAACAAATGCTCAAAGAAACTAATCGTCTGATTGAATTGGTTCAAGAATGGCTGGATCTGACTCAGCTACAGGCTGCACCGAATAAAACTTTGAAATATGAAAAAATCCAGCTACACAATCTGATCCAATCTGTTTGGCATACCTTAGAACCAATTGCCGCCAGAAAAGAAGTAACCTTAGTTTATGCTGGCGATCGCGACCTTACCATTGATGGCGATCGCTCTCGCCTGATTCAAGTTTTTCTTAATCTTTTAGATAATGCGATTAAACATAATCCGCCAAACAAGGAAATTTTAGTCCAGGTATCATCTATTACAGAAGACTCGGCGACTGTAAAAGTCAAGATCGATATTATTGATTCGGGAACGGGTTTTGAAGCGAGGGATTTACCCTATATATTTGAACGGCTTTATCGAGGAGACAAATCTCGTACTAGACAACAGGCAGACAATTCTGCTTTTGTTGACGGCAGTGGTTTAGGTTTAGCGATTGTCGAGCAAATAATTCAGGCACATAGAGGCGCGATCGCTGCTAAAAACGATCCTACCTTTGGTGGAGCATGGCTAGAAATTCTTTTACCTCTCAATAATCTTGATAAACAATAA
- a CDS encoding DUF2949 domain-containing protein codes for MPIILWQYGLLDKKQLDRVLG; via the coding sequence TTGCCCATAATTCTTTGGCAATACGGGTTGCTTGATAAAAAACAGTTAGATCGAGTCCTTGGTTGA